The Haliotis asinina isolate JCU_RB_2024 chromosome 3, JCU_Hal_asi_v2, whole genome shotgun sequence genome segment GCTTGTTCTAAAACTAACTATGGGTAGCTGGATACTATAGTATGACCTACTTACGATCGTTTAATCTGTTGATTACGAGCGCTCTGGAAAGCGATAATCCTGACCATTCGTGTAAAGAGAAGAAGCAAATAACATTGTAAAACAATTAGAACAGAACTTAACGAAGATTACAACTTCGAAGACAACTTCATGACCTTTATATTGTAAAGAGCAACAATTCGGTGTAGGTTCTTATCACGTTGAAAACACTGACACGAGACATTCCTTTATGCTAAAAACATGAATTTAGATAATCTTCTAATCTGCTTTGTTGAGTTTCCAACTTCTGGAATGTCGATTAAACAATTCTAAACATTGAAGTTATCGTTAACAGGCGTTATAATCTAAATATATGTAGATACGGCGATAACTACTATCTGACCACCGGTAATATGTAGTAGACATGTCATACTGCTTCATTGATATATCACGTGTATTGACTTGTCCCTGCAGTTTTGAAGGACAGTCGGGGACATGTCGTCGGTACAGCTCGTTCTGGGGATTCTGACGTCGTGTGTCATAACCTCTGCCGTCCTGATGTTTAAAACGTATAAGCTCACAAGTACTTCCAACAGATGATAACATGCTTTACAAACTCTTTAAACGTGTGTATCCttgatttcatttaaaaatcctccaaaaatgaaaaaaaatgaaaacttaaATGAGGTGTATTACGTGTAATTTACCATATTGTCATCAACGTCGTTTACATACATTTTAGTTGCATAAACGCCTAAACACAAAAAGGGGTGTGGGGTGGTTGAGGAACTCTCCAGGAGTCGTCTGTTGGGCATTAATCGTTTATACACACATACGTAGTTACTCGTATTGCTTTCCTTTCTTtccacaaaaaaacaacaaaaaacaaaatacttgctgtaatatatactacaaaGAAACTCCTAAAATGTGATAGTCATATACAAGCTTTACGTTCATGACGCCATTTAtactctaaggtaaatgcaactttttgtgaGCTTAAAACACACAAgcaatcaacaacaacaacaataataataatttacctttagagaaacggaggccaattaaacagctaaacgtgtcttttcccaaaaatgaaatcgATTTACTTAAAGAAATCATCTCTCTGAACCTTTCTACAGACTGTTcgttacatgaagtaaattgctGTGTCTATtgccgctcgaaccttggaggaatAAAAGACAAAAGAAAACCCGTTTTCTTGTAAAACTTACTGAAACTAGAAGAAATATTTCCTGGGTAGAGCTATGCCTTAAGTTAAGATCATCCGTCCCATGTCAAAACGACAAAAGCAATTTAGAGAAAATtgaaattacagtacaagacaacaaaagaaaatgtactagcagaagggggcgagaaagggatgttagGGATGCAAGGATTTTCAATTTCTTGTATAGAAAGTGATTTTGGAGGATGCTAAAAcgtatcaccgcaacctctccatgtgctggattgactgcaaaaaggcatatgactctgtccctcacgaatggattctgaagtctcttcagtgtattgacctccctgagcgactacttgatttactcaagtctttaatgagttgctggtcgactcaacttgagatgtactcgcaagggctGGTGctgacttcggaatctattccaatcagaagggaaATATTTCaaggggactccttcagtcctttgcttttttgtttgtctctaaatcctttgagttttctgctcaatcgGGAGGAGGgctaccatcccggacctcctcagcacagatctccaacacctcttactcatctcctctacatggatgacgtcCTTGCCAAAGGGGAGACCAATTTGAAacaacaggttctccttgtcgagtccttttctaatgatattggcatgacatttagactcgacaaatgtaatactcttcatttgaaacgtggcaaggtaactaatgatggattgGTCAAATTACAAGgaggaggagttattgagcctcttgtggaagatcaggcctacatcTATCTTAGAATGCAAGtttgagacaagctccagaatgcccagattcaagataaactccGGGCctagtataaatctcgtttagagaaaatctggagttcagagctaaatgctcgaaacaagatcaaagccaccaatacctttgctgtgccagtcatttggagtagttgattggacaaaacaagacatccagtcttcaccgcctgaccagaaggatcatgtctgataacagagcacaccaccctcgttcctgtcttaatcgtttatatatggcAATCAGttcaggaggtcggggtttgattaatgtggaagctcttcatgatagaattttattgtgtacttctgcacatatttatttatcggatgaccctctggtgatgcatgtgaaGACTTGCGATGAAAGCAAGAAATTCCACAGTTATTTTAAGCGTGCTAAGGTtattggacacaatctgaaatctgaggttgattttgttgatggcgatatactgctggacggtacagcgattgGAAGTGAATCAgatgaagtcctttaccaagtcaGCCCacagtcggtcctttgtggagaagctgtctgagaagcaattgcatcgtgtgtacatgcagtgtgtggaacagaacatcaatccaactgactccttcgcctggatgaagtcggctggtctcaaatgtaaaactgagggcttcttttttgctgctcaggaccagtcacttcccactcgcaatcgccagaatgtgattcttaaccaAAATGTGAATATGAAATGCCGACtatgcaatgaattcacagagactgtccaacaccttgtcagtggatgcccttccttggcacaaacagcatatcttaaaagacatgatggcatggctcgctgcttttactttcgtctccgccatgcctgtgactttgaccccgaggtccatccatggtacgaccctgaataTGTCctgggcgtcctggaaaatgatgctttcaaacatCTCTGgaaataggccaatatacagcctgagacgaattcctgccaacacacctgatcttgtcctgtttgataaaaccaatgaaattctttatatcattgaattttctgtcctatttgacagcaatgtgattggcaagattcaggaaaagcatgataaatatgcggatctcacctttgaaatgtctcgctttcATCCCAAGTACATAGTTGCCAGGCTCCCctttgttctcggtgcccttggtttcgtacctcctgatctcttggcgcagatcaggaaaGTGTTCGGGTTCTCcgccgggagcacagcccttctgataatctgggtaatgcagaaggctgcagagttgtggagcctccatattctccagaAGGTtattggtgggttcgactaggcagtgttttctgGGTGTCCTTCTGTTTAGCTTGTTTGATAACAATGCTGATCCTGTTTCTGGCTTTACAGTGCATCTGACGGTGTACTTCCAGACATGACTTTCTCAATCTCCTCTCAGCCACTCGTCTCGCTGACTGATGGTCTTTGGACGAAATGTACGCTGGACGAACCGATCATTTACTCATGAGCATTTAATAAACTTCTACGACAAAAAGTCGggtgcacacgcacacacaaattACGATACAATATTCCCCAAGAGACAACCAAATGCCTAAATGATAAGAATGACATTTTGCATGTGTCTGCACGTGCCACATTATATAAGGTGTTCACATGATTTACATATCCGTTCATGATTCACACAATCTCACATTAGTTCAACATTtacacacattcattcataatttacacattcgttacacatttacacaagtTTGCATTCGTTCACAACTTACACACATTCGTTCATAATTTACGCGTTCGTCCATTAATTACACAGATTTTGTTCATAGAGCTGTTCAAGAGCTGTCCCTCTTTGTGCATCCGCCAAGTCGCAGAGATATCAGTTTTGTCAGCAGATGCTGATTTCTTCGCAAGTGTCTTGTGAGTTTTCCATCATGGGGGAACTGGGCATGGAGTGGCAGACAGACATCGTCTTCACCAACTGACCGGCTTTTAGATATCCATGCACAGACAGCAGTTGATAGAAGGGACTTTTAACTGTTTTGCATGTCTCACAGATTTGGATTGAAAACCGTACACCTGTATAATTCCACCCACGCACACGATGCAAACATCGTCCAGATAGTGGTAGAACTAATTTTGTTCTGGAGAATTAGTTCCGCTGTTGTGACCCGTTTCTCTGCAAGGTTTTCTCACCCGAGTGTTTTAGATTGAATATATCCAGGACCGTAGTAATCTTTTCATAATAGGGGAGCACTATCCACTTTGAAAGAGTGTTAAATAGCAGTACTTTGATGCATTGTAGGGTATCAGCATTGATAACAACTCCAAGGCTTGTCGAATTTTTTAACTGTTCTTATCTTAACTATTCGATGACCTTGACTGTGTCAGAGACTTTGCTGTATTCACATGTTTCTCTGTACTTTATCACTACCCAGAAGTAATTTTTCTTATAAAAAAGACGATATTTGTATGTAcattttttgtttatgtttccatGATTTTCTCATTCCATGTTTTTACACATTTGGTTGAGTGTGGCGCCATCTATGAGAGGGTTTGAGATGGTCCGTGAAACACTGTTATTGATAGAATGGTGTTTGTGAGAGAAAAAGTTAAACAAGTACACACAAGAACATGGAATCAATGATGGCCAACAAAATGAAGCCATCAAATGAACATTTGTCTCGTGTACAGGAAAATGCATCCATAAACGGCAAACAAGGCTTGCAGACAACAAATGAAAagaagggaaacaactcttctCGTATTGAACCAAGAAGGTCCTCCCGTCTAGAAATCGCGGGAGTAAAAGTAATTTCACACGTTCTATGTTAAAATATATGTGGCATAGAATAATGTGTTGTCATCTTGCTTGTCTTACACTCATACTCTATTAGCCTCGATTGTGACTGACATATTAAAATGTCATTTACTTAACGTTAAATTTATCCTTTATATCCTAAACACTTAATTGACACCagttgttcttgttttgtttgtgtgttgatttGTGCGTTGATTATAGCTTGCTGTCCTTAAAGTGTGTGGACTGATATGTATGAGCTCAGTTGCTGTCACCCTATGACATCTTTATTCACcatcataaagctggaatatggctgagttcAGCTTGAacgaaaaaaataaacatcttTATCTGTCATTTGCCAACCTTTGTTGATAAACCCTTTCAACTTCAATGGTTCAAACATCTTTAGCATAGTCTGCTCTTTAACATGCACAGCAGCTGTGTAGTTTATCCATCTGATTATGTTTGGGCCAATTTGTAAAAAAGATCATGTGCAAAAGTGATCATAAGCTTAACATGCACTAAATTTATCACTTATTAGTCTCAGAGTCAGGATAttataaaaacattattttctttcaGAGTGTTGAATGTGAATTGAAGAAACTATCATTTGAAAACCCAGGAAAGTTCATGGAAGACTTTCACCCTGAAAGTAGTGGGAGAGAGATGAGGAAGATGAACAGGAAATTCTACAGAGAAAAGTAACTGGTTTAGAAACTATTCTATCTACAAAAAAGAACttgttaatttttaatttttttttctaaatttgaaaaagtaataatgatgaaAAGTTTCTATTTAAAATTTAATTGTTGGATAAAGTGATCCTTTTTGACAATCATGAATGTCAGAACAGCATGTTTACTCATGTCCTTGACATTGACGTTATATTCCAAATGCAGAGCTGAGGTAACCCATAGATATTTCAAGGTTAAAATAGACCAGTTGTGCGAATTAGTTAAAGCAACACAGTATGCTTTGTTGAGGTAGTAGTTTTATTTGCctgttttattaaaaatgtttaacattctATTTAATGTTGAATGCCTGTTTCAGTGTGAGGAAAAACCAGCTGTATGATGAAGCTGGGATTTTACTAGAAAACAACAAGGATTTGTGTGACTGCTTGGACGTCCACTGCCCTGGGTGTCATTTCCCATGCCCAAAGTGTGGATCAGAGAAATGTGGAACTGACTGTCGTTGTAACAGAAAATGGACGTATGAACACATCAATGT includes the following:
- the LOC137278092 gene encoding ARL14 effector protein-like, whose translation is MESMMANKMKPSNEHLSRVQENASINGKQGLQTTNEKKGNNSSRIEPRRSSRLEIAGVKSVECELKKLSFENPGKFMEDFHPESSGREMRKMNRKFYRENVRKNQLYDEAGILLENNKDLCDCLDVHCPGCHFPCPKCGSEKCGTDCRCNRKWTYEHINVEGTNILFKWPT